Part of the Streptomyces europaeiscabiei genome is shown below.
ACTTCGACGGCTTCATGAAGTCCCTGGACGGCTGGGTCTGACATCTTCGCCGCCGACTGGCAGGTGCCCCCGACTCGTACGCGACTCCGACTCGTACGCGACTCCGACTCGTACGCGACTCGGGCTCCTACGCGACTCCGGCTTCTATGCCGTACCGCGAGCCCTCTCGTACAGGACGGGGTCGTGCGCGTTGACGACGGTCAGGTCGGTGTCGCCACGCCGGTGCAGCTCGGCCAGGCGGGCGTGGTTGTCGCGGACCATCCTCAGGTCGTACGCCACCAGGTTCTCCATGGTGCGAAGGGCGCGAGGTACCGGGGAGTGTCCGTCGAGCGTGCCGCGGTGGTAGAAGGCGTCGCCGGCGTGCAGGATCCAGCGGGTTCCGGTGTTCACCGCGACGCAGGCGTGGCCCCGGGTGTGTCCCGGCAGGGAGACCAGGACGATTCCCGGGGCGATGGTGTCGAGTTCCCTGGCGGCGGCGAAGCCGCGCCACGCCTCGCCGTCCGGGGTGTGCTCGACGATCTTCGGTCCGTGGGCCCACTGGGCCGGCCGGTAGCGGATCCGTTCCCGCCGGGACGGGGAGATCACGGACCCCAGGGCCTCGGCCGCGGTCGTGTGGACCTGGGCCTCGGGGAAGTCGGACAGCCCTCCGATGTGGTCCGAGTCGAAGTGTGTGACGACGATGTGGCGGACGTCGTCGCGCTGGAACCCGAGGGCCTCGATCTGACGCGCGGCCGTCTCCTCCGCCCGGAGTACGGGCCTGATCAGCCGCCGGGCCGGCCCCACACGGCGCCCGGGATCGGCGATGTCGTGCAACCCGAACCCGGAGTCCACCAGAACCAGTCCGCCCGGCGCCTCGACGAGCAGGACGTGGCAGACCAGCGCGCCGGTGGGCGGGAGCATGGTCCCGCAGTTGAGGTGGTGGACCTTCAAGGCAGTACCGCTTTCGGGGTGTCGACGGCAGAAGGACGCGACGCGCTCCCGGTCCTCCGTCCAGGAGGCCCGGCGGACAGCGTACGGCCAGCATCCCGCTCTTCGACTGCCGAGGGCCGGACCACCGACGAGCAGCCTGAACCGAGCCGCCCGTTCCGCACGGTGGAGACTGTCGATTCTCCGGGCGGCAGGTGGGCGACGGGGAACCCCTTCGCCGGGCGGCGACCGGAACCCTGGATCGCTCAGCCTGAGTCGTCCGAGGTGATCGCTGCTCAGGCTGAGCAACTGGCCGTCGGGCCGGCGGGGCTGACGCCGAGTCGCCGCCGGCTTGTCGGACAGGCCGCCCGCAGTGGTTCT
Proteins encoded:
- a CDS encoding MBL fold metallo-hydrolase, encoding MKVHHLNCGTMLPPTGALVCHVLLVEAPGGLVLVDSGFGLHDIADPGRRVGPARRLIRPVLRAEETAARQIEALGFQRDDVRHIVVTHFDSDHIGGLSDFPEAQVHTTAAEALGSVISPSRRERIRYRPAQWAHGPKIVEHTPDGEAWRGFAAARELDTIAPGIVLVSLPGHTRGHACVAVNTGTRWILHAGDAFYHRGTLDGHSPVPRALRTMENLVAYDLRMVRDNHARLAELHRRGDTDLTVVNAHDPVLYERARGTA